Proteins encoded in a region of the Paenibacillus sp. E222 genome:
- a CDS encoding PhoH family protein — protein MKKIFVLDTNVLLHDPNAIFAFEEHEVIIPAVVLEEIDSKKRNADEIGRNARNVSRLLDGLRELGHLHSGVPLANGGNLKVELNHRSFVKVQEMFGEVSNDNRILAVALNYQIEENEKEVVERQVVLVSKDVLVRIKADVLGLFTQDYLSDRTAGLSELYPGYTALKVHPSVIDEFYTYRFLPIKPLQLSYSLYPNEFVILKDEMGTNKSALLKVNTEGTKLEPLFLSNDNVWGISARNAQQRMALELLLNDDIPLVTITGKAGTGKTLLALAAGLLKVEDDHKYKKLLIARPVVPMGKDIGYLPGEKEEKLRPWMQPIYDNLEFLFDTKKAGDIDKILMGLGSIQVEALTYIRGRSIPGQFIIIDEAQNLSRHEVKTIVSRVGEGSKIILMGDPEQIDHPYLDSASNGLTYIVERFKQEGISGHIMLEKGERSKLAQLAADLL, from the coding sequence ATGAAAAAGATTTTTGTATTGGATACGAACGTGCTTCTGCATGACCCCAATGCCATATTTGCCTTTGAGGAACATGAGGTAATCATTCCCGCGGTTGTACTGGAGGAGATCGACTCCAAAAAAAGAAATGCTGATGAAATTGGTCGTAATGCCCGTAACGTATCCAGACTTCTTGATGGGTTGCGTGAACTGGGACATCTGCACAGTGGCGTCCCCTTGGCTAACGGAGGCAATCTGAAAGTGGAACTGAATCACCGCAGTTTTGTGAAAGTACAGGAAATGTTTGGAGAAGTGTCTAACGATAATCGGATTTTGGCCGTCGCCCTGAATTATCAGATTGAGGAAAATGAGAAAGAGGTTGTTGAGCGCCAGGTGGTTCTGGTCAGCAAGGATGTGCTTGTTCGTATCAAAGCGGATGTACTTGGTCTTTTCACACAGGATTACTTGTCAGATCGCACGGCAGGTCTCAGTGAATTATATCCAGGCTATACTGCCCTTAAGGTTCATCCTTCGGTCATTGATGAGTTTTACACATATCGCTTTTTACCGATCAAACCGTTACAGTTGTCTTATTCGCTTTACCCGAATGAATTTGTAATTCTCAAGGATGAGATGGGAACCAATAAATCGGCTTTGCTCAAAGTAAACACAGAGGGAACAAAGCTGGAGCCACTTTTTCTGAGTAATGATAATGTATGGGGCATCAGTGCACGTAACGCGCAACAGCGGATGGCCCTAGAACTGCTCCTGAATGATGACATTCCACTTGTCACGATTACAGGAAAGGCAGGTACGGGCAAAACCTTGTTGGCTCTTGCTGCGGGGTTGCTGAAAGTCGAGGATGATCATAAGTACAAAAAATTATTGATCGCCCGTCCGGTTGTTCCGATGGGGAAAGATATCGGTTATCTTCCTGGAGAGAAAGAAGAAAAGCTGAGACCATGGATGCAACCGATTTATGATAACTTGGAATTTTTGTTTGATACCAAAAAAGCAGGCGACATTGATAAAATTTTGATGGGACTTGGCAGTATTCAGGTGGAGGCACTCACATATATTCGTGGTCGGTCTATACCAGGACAGTTTATCATTATCGATGAAGCACAGAACCTGTCACGTCATGAAGTGAAGACCATTGTATCGAGGGTTGGTGAAGGCAGCAAAATTATTTTGATGGGTGACCCTGAGCAAATAGACCATCCTTATCTGGATTCAGCAAGTAATGGTTTGACGTATATTGTGGAGCGATTCAAGCAAGAGGGAATCAGCGGACACATTATGCTGGAAAAAGGAGAACGTTCCAAGCTGGCGCAGCTTGCGGCGGATTTATTGTAA
- a CDS encoding pyridoxamine 5'-phosphate oxidase family protein, which translates to MSEAVTQLTESLLQQFKNETFVLLSTVDIESGGPTSTAISWIYAENASTLRVAIDHRSRLVNNMIENPVITVTIFGEEMVYAVNGRASVRQNPLQDVPFNMCCFDISIEAVRNALFYGAQLSSVPQFVKIYDQRAAEKLDEQVFTAMKKA; encoded by the coding sequence ATGTCCGAAGCCGTCACACAATTGACTGAATCTCTTTTACAGCAATTCAAGAATGAAACTTTTGTGCTCTTAAGCACCGTGGACATTGAATCTGGAGGTCCGACATCCACAGCAATCTCCTGGATTTATGCGGAGAATGCTTCTACTCTTCGTGTGGCGATTGATCATCGTTCGCGTCTCGTGAACAATATGATTGAGAATCCGGTCATTACCGTCACCATTTTTGGAGAAGAGATGGTGTATGCGGTAAACGGACGTGCTTCCGTACGACAAAATCCGTTACAGGATGTTCCGTTTAACATGTGCTGTTTCGACATTTCCATTGAAGCGGTGAGAAACGCCCTTTTTTATGGAGCCCAATTGTCCTCTGTGCCTCAATTTGTCAAAATATATGATCAGCGTGCTGCTGAGAAATTAGATGAGCAGGTTTTTACTGCAATGAAAAAAGCCTAG
- a CDS encoding YhcN/YlaJ family sporulation lipoprotein encodes MKYWVCTLLLIFILTGCNSSTRNASQQQGQHANGYGGNVTTQQDQRKGSHMLNTQEDRLHPSAVDHLTENTGEVHEKNVTDNTKAARMPNEKRVTHLKTLAKQVEGVKDANCVILGNTAVVGIDVDGELERARVGTIKYSVAEALRKDPEGVDSIVTADADVTERIKEIGEHIRQGHPISGFASELADMVGRIIPQLPKDVKVRQNPDEHLKREQQMQQLHSSDKRQQKAQ; translated from the coding sequence ATGAAATATTGGGTTTGCACGCTGCTTCTGATCTTTATACTTACAGGCTGCAACAGTTCTACACGTAATGCCTCACAGCAGCAAGGTCAGCATGCCAATGGTTACGGAGGAAATGTTACAACTCAGCAAGATCAACGGAAAGGATCTCACATGCTCAATACTCAGGAAGATCGGTTGCACCCTTCTGCTGTGGACCATCTGACCGAAAATACGGGTGAGGTTCATGAGAAAAACGTCACGGACAACACCAAGGCGGCTCGGATGCCAAACGAAAAAAGGGTCACCCACCTCAAAACACTTGCCAAGCAAGTGGAAGGTGTCAAAGATGCCAACTGTGTCATTCTTGGCAATACAGCCGTAGTTGGCATTGATGTTGACGGTGAACTGGAACGCGCACGAGTAGGTACAATTAAATACTCTGTGGCCGAAGCCCTCCGCAAAGATCCGGAAGGTGTAGATTCCATTGTTACCGCAGATGCTGATGTCACTGAACGCATTAAGGAAATTGGCGAGCATATTCGTCAAGGTCATCCAATATCCGGTTTCGCTTCAGAACTCGCTGACATGGTGGGCCGAATCATTCCCCAACTCCCGAAAGATGTCAAAGTCCGTCAAAATCCGGATGAACATCTAAAACGTGAACAACAAATGCAGCAACTGCATTCTTCAGACAAAAGACAACAAAAAGCCCAGTGA
- a CDS encoding ABC transporter substrate-binding protein: MKRGHQVILFAVLLLSLTILSPSFDFRGSQHNQERDQEKDAFPNTSSRSEDQHAPLEIVVSMSEADFKSFKKMANEVATSQHVEISLRNLEPDTYKRVLDNKFSVGESGDIILLDSAEVQYHAKKGHLYPLNGTTLSKSLGGTVVGLRELTEWNGYQWGMPFDFDAYVLAARSPFLDKAGLAGLPENKEQWVKLVQQAKQDGTDLLSINLNDLQAVSAWLNQFEPGMSPSKIKKAQTSSQTEAYQQIIQLLDQIQSHITAESMNPTISASGEQTEAPMAVTLLSSLLSVNQGVEGEQDSSEKIAFSALEPLRSRSLVIAAGSLEAEEASRWIEGMTSSSVQTEWYQQANYLPAKQQELDLESQKLITKYDTTDVKSWFPAESSQTVMTESPILTPAFQKKIQQLLVGEITANQYVKSIIALQSSSE, from the coding sequence ATGAAGCGTGGACACCAGGTTATTTTGTTCGCAGTACTGCTGCTTTCGTTAACGATTCTGTCTCCCAGCTTTGATTTTAGAGGTTCACAGCATAATCAGGAGCGAGACCAGGAAAAAGATGCATTTCCCAACACGTCATCACGCAGCGAGGACCAACATGCCCCTTTAGAGATTGTAGTCTCGATGTCAGAGGCAGACTTTAAATCGTTTAAAAAAATGGCCAATGAAGTAGCGACTTCTCAACATGTGGAAATCAGTCTTCGGAATTTGGAGCCGGATACATATAAGCGAGTGCTTGATAACAAATTTTCGGTAGGGGAGAGCGGCGATATTATTCTTCTGGATAGTGCGGAAGTTCAATATCATGCCAAAAAAGGACATCTGTATCCGTTAAACGGTACAACGCTGTCCAAGTCGTTAGGAGGAACGGTGGTTGGCTTGCGGGAATTGACAGAGTGGAATGGTTACCAATGGGGTATGCCGTTTGATTTTGACGCTTATGTACTCGCAGCTCGTTCCCCATTCCTGGACAAAGCCGGTTTGGCAGGTTTACCCGAAAATAAGGAGCAGTGGGTCAAACTTGTACAACAAGCAAAGCAAGACGGAACGGATTTATTAAGTATAAACTTAAATGACCTGCAAGCGGTAAGTGCGTGGTTGAATCAGTTTGAGCCAGGCATGTCCCCGAGTAAAATTAAGAAAGCGCAAACTTCTTCGCAAACGGAGGCGTATCAACAGATTATACAGCTGCTGGATCAGATTCAATCGCATATTACGGCCGAATCAATGAATCCGACGATTTCTGCTTCTGGTGAACAAACGGAGGCTCCTATGGCAGTAACGTTGCTGTCAAGTTTGTTGAGCGTAAATCAAGGTGTGGAAGGTGAACAGGATTCATCGGAGAAGATAGCTTTCAGTGCGTTGGAACCTCTAAGATCAAGAAGTCTTGTTATCGCAGCTGGCTCACTTGAGGCGGAAGAGGCCAGCCGCTGGATTGAAGGAATGACTTCCTCTTCTGTGCAAACGGAATGGTACCAACAGGCTAACTACTTACCAGCAAAGCAACAGGAACTAGATCTTGAGTCACAGAAACTAATAACGAAATATGATACGACGGATGTAAAATCCTGGTTCCCAGCAGAATCTTCACAGACTGTAATGACTGAAAGTCCTATACTAACTCCTGCCTTTCAAAAGAAGATCCAACAACTTCTCGTCGGAGAGATCACGGCTAATCAGTACGTCAAAAGCATTATTGCCTTGCAAAGCTCGTCAGAATGA
- a CDS encoding DUF2626 domain-containing protein: protein MARMFRVLGFFTLAIGLMAFAGDLVEMALLFFLQTAFFVILGYLKFTERTYILLFWGYMIVTFTGFSYWTVFQMDLPL, encoded by the coding sequence GTGGCGCGCATGTTTCGGGTACTCGGGTTCTTCACGCTAGCGATTGGCCTGATGGCTTTTGCAGGAGACCTGGTCGAAATGGCTTTGCTTTTTTTCCTGCAGACTGCGTTTTTTGTCATTTTGGGATATTTGAAATTTACGGAACGTACGTACATATTGCTCTTCTGGGGTTATATGATCGTGACATTCACAGGGTTCAGCTACTGGACCGTATTCCAAATGGATTTGCCGCTCTAA